The window TTTATCAGATAATACTCGCAAATCTTCACCGATGAATTTCTGTAACTCAGCAACTGCTTCTTCTCGAGTTATAGTTTTCATTTTTTGTTTCTTTTATTATTAATATTTTTCTTTAGTTCCTTAAACCTCTTTATGGATAAATCTAAATATTTTTTTTCCGTATCAATGCCAATAAATTTTCTGCCTAATAAATAAGACATAATTCCAGTTGTTGAGCTTCCTGTAAACGGATCTAAAATTAAATCTCCTTTGTTTGTGCTTGCTAATATAATTCTTTTTAATAACGCCTCTGGTTTTTGAGTTGGGTGCTTCCCAAACTTTTTCTCAATTGGCTTTGGTGTACCAATCGCCCAAACAGAGCGCATTTGCAACCCTTTCTTTTTTAGTTGATCCTCTGGCCAATCGCCATTTTTCATTTCATTATAATTAAATATGTGTTTCGCGTTTTTTTCTTTTCTCGCCCACAGTAAAGTTTCATGGCTCGCGGTGAAAAAACGACAGCTTAAATTTGGTGAAGCGTTAGGTTTAAACCAAGCAACATCATTCAAAAAATGAAATTTATTTATTTCTAAAGCAAAACCACATTGATAAATGGAATGATAGGTTCCGCTAATCCAAATTGTTCCTCCTGGTTTTAACACACGTCTGCATGCTTTTATCCAGTTAAGATGAAATTGAAAATTCTTTTTTGTGCCGTTACTTAAATCCCAATCTCCTTTTTTTACACTAACCATTTTTCCATTCTTACAGGTAAAACTACCGCTAGAAAGAAAATAGGGTGGATCAGCAAAAACCATATCAAAATAATTTTCTGGAAACTGTCTTAGAACTTCTAAACAATCTCCTTTATAAAGAGTAAAATTTTTATCTTCGAAATATGGTTTTCTTTTTTCCATATTCCCTTATTCTACCAAAAAACCTCTTTAAAGTAGAGGTTTTAAATAAAAGCGTTTAAAGCGAAGCCGGATAGTTAAGTATTGGGTGCTACAATAAATAATTTTATCGCTCACTATATTTAGGCCTCTTTAATGAAGGATGCCAGATCTGCAGCAGCTCTACCGTCTGCTTTTTTAACTATTTCAAATTCTTTTCTTGCATTTTCACGATCACCAATACGAGAATATATCTGACAAATGGTGTAATGTGCTTTCAGGTAGTCTGGTCTTAACTCTATTGCTTGCTTTAATGCTTCTATAGCCTTATCCTTATCACCCTTGTCATTTAGAGCTAATCCTAAGTTAAGGTATGGTTCTGGTTTGTTAGGCTTCAATCTTATTGCTTCTTGATAAGCCGTAATTTCTTTATCGTGTTGACTAATTTTTCCGTATGCTAGACCAAGATTGAAATAAGCTTCTGCTGAAGAAGGCTTTTTATCAATTTCTTTTTTGAAAGATTCAATTGCCTTGTTATAGTCACCGGCAATATAGAATTTGCGTCCTTCATTGCTTACACCGATATACCAAAAAGAAAAATAGATTGAGGAAAAAATCCACAAAAATCTTAGTGGAGTTATAGCACTTAATAATCCCAATATAAATGAAGCAGGCAGCATCCAAAGTAGATGAAATGGAGAAAGACGGAGTAATAATACTAAAACTATAGAAACAGTCATAAGAAATCCTAAAAGTTCCATTGATTTTTCCGTTGCTTGTTCATTCTTGGCTTTTCCCCTGACATTTAAACACCAACCTAAAGTAAGCAGAACACTAAACCCCAATATGATATATTCGATAATATTCATAAATATGGCAATATAGGTTTGGCTATTAAAATTATTTATTATGATAATTAATCACCATAGAGACCTTATTCTTTATTATTGCTCCGTTTTATAAATAAATCAAGAAAGATTGTTTGATTATTATATAACATATTGACATTATTAAATTTTTATTTTCTTATAAAGAAATTCCGCCAAAAATCTTAACATTTCTTAACATTTTTTGAAAAAATACTAAGTTTTACTAAGTTTTTCTTGTTCGGTTAATAGGGGTTAACTGTATTTCGTTCCATTATCTTTTAAAAAATATCAATACAATTAATATAAAATAAATAATAAATACAAAAATTTTATAAATGAAAAGAAGGGCAAAATGCCCTTCTTTTTGAACAATCAATCTCTTTTTTGTCTATTTTTTTTCTGCGTTATCACAAATTCCATTTTTATCAGCATCAATAAAGTTTGGGCCCTCACTTTGATTCATTCCCTGTCCTTTACCTTGTCCTTTGCCCTCACCCTGTCCTTGGCCATTTCCTCCTTTTCCTGCCCAAGCTGGCTTTCCTGGAAAATCTTCTCGCAATACTTTATCTCCAAGTTTTGTTATAAGGAAAGTATTACCTTTTTCTTTCGCTCTTTCTCCATCAACTTCGATACCTTCTATTTGAAGCTTATCTCCAACTTTTGGAGACTCACTGTACCATACGGGTCCAATTCCTGCTGTGTATTCTTTGTTTGTATCAATGTCCTTAAAGGTTATTTGACGATTATTAACCTTCGTAATTTCTGCATTAATTTTAAGAGAATTTTTTTCTCCAGTTCTTGTCGTTACTGTCCCCGTTTTTGTAGCAGCAAAAGTAGGTATTGCAACTGCAGATATAATTCCTATCAGAAGACCAATTATCGTAAAGACTACTAAATATTTTTTGTTTTCCATATTTTTTTCTTCTTACGTTTTTTTTGCGACCTTTTTGAAATGTAAGTTTTTCCCTTACACTTATTTATACGCAAGAAGAAAAATTTTCTTTCATTTTAGGGATTTCTAATTCCTCCTTTAAAGTTTTTTATATTTTGTTGCAATTTGTTTCTAAAGCGCCCGTTTCTTTGACCTCCTTTACCCGAAATCCATGGTCTTATCTCTTCTGCAATAAAAATATTCAAATCTTTTGTTTTGCCTATTATTTTTACTTTACCTCCTTCTTGAATAGTAACATTTCCCTTAAAGTTAGTATCCCTTGCCTTAATTTGCCAAATTTTATTCTTAAAATCTTTTAATGAAAATTCACTTTCGTTTTTTACTTTCACTATAACACCCCCAAGTAATCCTTTTTCGGGATTGGTCCAAATTTCTTGTCTTTGATAAAAAGTTTTTCTGTAATAAGGAAAATTATCTGCGAAAACATCGTTTATCCTTTCTCCAAATCCAAAAGAATAAAGAAAAGATCCTAAAATAATGCTTATTATTATGCTTAAAATTAAAACTAAATAAGTTTTGTGGCGATAACCCCCCTTTGTATTTTTTAGATTATAGTCTGCAAGAAATAAAAAAACTGCCAAAAAAATAATCCATAAATACGGAAGGCTACCTATCAAGTATTCAAAAAAACTCTTTTGGAAATATTTATAAATATCCCAATCATTGCTTAAAATCATAAAAAGCAAAACGGCAAAAGAAATACTTCCGATTATTATCGAAAGTCCGAAAAACAACCATGTTACATAATTTTTTAAGAGAAATCTCCACCTTGGAACAGGTGTTATTTTTTCTTTTTTTATTCTCTCTAAGGTTTTTTTGCTAATTTTTTCCATACTATTAAAAAGTTATATTTTTTTCTTTTACTTCTTTTTTAAAGCGTTCCCTTGCTCTGTTCAAAAGCGTAGCTACAGAACCCATCGGAATTTTTAAAATATCTGATATTTCCTTATAATCTTTCTGCTCAAGATATTTTAGTTCTAGAATTTCTTTATATTTTTGGTCAAGATTTTTTAAAACTTTTTTTACAGTTTCTTTTTTATATTTTTTTTCAAGATGAATGTCCGTGGTAAATTCTGAAGACAGGCTTTCCAAAAAATCATTATCTTCAATAAAAATCATTTTAGGTCTTGCTTTTCGCTTACGCCAATTGCTGATAACTTCATTGTGCGCAATCCGATAAATCCAGGAAGAAAATTTAAGTTTTTTATCAAAGTCATTTAAGTTCTTGTATACCTTAATAAATGTTTCTTGCAATATGTCCTGGGCATCTTTTTCAAAAAGTCCTGAAATTCTATGAATATAACGCAAGAGTTTCTCTTCGTATCTTTGCATTAAACATAAATAATAATCTTCATCTTTTAATGTTAAATACGCCAATTCTTCATCGGTCTTGCCATCGCATTCTTCTTTTATAATCATAAAGATTTTTCACTAAAATATAATTTTAATTATATTATACCGTAATCTAAATAATACGTATTCTGAAAAATTTTCTTTCAAAATATTTTTATTTAGTGTTTCTTACTTTTGTGACGTTTATAAGCCCTGACATTAAAAAAGAAGTTTTTTTTGGATTTAATTTATTATCTTTTAGTATTTCTGGCAAGCCACCGCTTTTCAGATATTCTTTAAAGCGCTCTTTATCAACAGAGTATTCTATAGTTTTTATAAAAAGCGAGATAATGTTTTTTGGTAAAGGAGAAGAAAAATCAACAAAAATTAAAAAACCGTTCTTTTTTACAACTCTTTTCATCTCAAATATTATTAGCTTTCTTAATTTTTTTTCTGTTTCATGCAGTCCAAGTGAAATTAAAGCAAAATCAAAAGAATCATTGGCAAAAGGTAGTTTTACAGCGTCAATATTTAAAAAAGAAATATTTTTAAAACCAAACTTATCTTTTCTTTTTTGTGCAATTTTTATCATTCCAGGATTAATGTCAACTCCGGTAAAATTTATTTTTGGCTTTAATTTTAAAAAATAAAAACCCTGGTCTCCCGTACCACAACAAACATCTAAAATTTTATCTCTATCCTTTGCCTCACTAAAACGCACAATGAATCTTCTAACGTCTTTTAATAGGGGATCGATAATATTTGAATAATTTAAAATAATCATTTCTTTATCTTTTCACAATAAAATATTATTTTCAAGATTTTTTGATAAAAAAAGAAATTAAGGCCATTCTATGCATAATAAATAAGCGGTCGTTTTGCGCGACCGCCATACATCACCTCCTTTCAAGAACGCGTACCTTTATTAGATCCCTTCCTCGCATACCCTGCTTATTAGGACGCTTTGCTTGAGAGCAAAGTCAGTCACATTGGCTACGATCTCATAGCGAGGTTTGGTGTCTCCACTCTTGAAGTTCGGGACTTCCCGAATCTCCAGGAGCAATTCTCTCATTTCATCAAAGACCTTTAGTTCGGCTATATCCTCGATGCCATCCTGCCCCACGCCTTCGTCTTTCAATCTGTAAACAACTTCCATCATAACCCTCCTTTAATTTACCATCTTTGACCCCTGCGGTTATAGATTACATCATCAGGGTTAAAGGGAGGAATCGAAATACACCAGAATTCCAGCTCATGTGAACCATCAGGCTTTGCAGCATGCAAAGCTCCTGGTGGAATTCTTATCCCGGTACCCCGAGTAAAGGGTAAGATTTCGTCGTTAAGGAATATCTTGCCCTCTCCTCTCCACAGGACATAAATCTCTTCTCCAACATTGTGATGGTGGATAACATCCGGTCCGCGCAATGTTATAAGAGAAAAGCTTGCTCCTGCACGCCCCTCTTTTAAGGGCACGAATTCTTCTGCTGTACCAAAGACCTTACCCTCATGGAAAAGCTCGACTACTCTTGAGCCTGAATTCCAAAGAATAATAGGCTCCTGGACAGTTGGAATCTCTGTAAGCATTTTTACCACCTCTCTCAGTTTTTGTTTTATGAAATGAACGGTTAGACGGACAGGCGCTTAAGTAAATAACTTGCGCCAAGTTCTCTTCAGGGAACGCCAGATCATCATGGATAAAGTAAGATAACCAATACTCCTTTCTGAACAGAACTCAGGAGTCTCTTTCTTTTGAAAAAGAACCTCATAATAAATCCCCTGTTCGAAATGCAAAATCCTAACTACCCTTCCCCTGTTCGCAGGATTTAGTATATTCCCATAAAGAGAATATACTCTGTCTCCGATACGAAACTCATCTCTTGGCATTCCTGTCATGAACTTTTCCAATGACGATCCTGGTATTGTATGCACCTCCCCAAATTCTGCCTTTGCCATAATACACCTCCTAAAAAACCCAATCCTAATATATGTGTTTTTATATATCATTAAAAAAACTAAGTCAATAAATTATGGACTTGCGATGTTGATAATTTTAGAATTTAAATAGAACAGGCGAGGAATTCGTAAACTCCCCGCCCTATATATAATTATTTCTTTGCCTGAACTATGGCTAGGATCTAGAACCGCATGTATAGATATCGATTCTCCCAAGTAGACTCTTTGGGACATACACTATTGTAAGCGAAAATCCCGAATAGTTCTTACGAACAGCGTAGCCAAAGCCTTCTTCGGGTTCTCCAAGCCCAAATCGGTCCTTTATCACCTCCCAGAAGTGACTGATAACCTCCTCTGATGTATGTTGACATTCATTAGCCTTGAAGTAAAAGTGCTGTATCGCCAGAGAATAGGCAAAAAGCACTATCTCTGGCAATAAAAGAGCACCAATCACCTCTTTTACGTCGGAAAAACCATCAGAAGGAAGTCTTTCTTGTGCTGCGATTATGTCTTTGAATCTCAACTTCTTTATCGCCGTCTCCACCATTTCATCCAAAACAGTAGCACCTCCTCTTAAGTAGAATACTTTATCTCTAGTTACAAACTAGTTCCTTATGGCAATCCTTTCTCTCTGTATCTTTTCTGTTGCAATGAAATCAGAGATCGTGTATATTGCACTTTCCATTTCACAAGGAATCCAGAGAGATCTTCCTACAATGCCCCTTTTTCCATAAAGGGCAAAGAAAAAAACGGCTGCCGAAGATATCGACGAATTGATTCTTATCGGCGGGCTTAGAGGAAAAAAATCTAAATCAAGACGAGCCTGACCACGGACTTCTTCGTGGTAGATTTCTCTTCCTCTTCTGTATTCCATGAGCCTTGGCGTCGAACCATTCATTACTTTTGTCGGCTTTATCTCTCCCAATAAATCGTCTCCATCCACCCTATACAGAAAATAGGGTCCTAAGGGAAGAAGTGGCAATGGTTCCCCGCATCGGACATCGAAGTGTTGCCTAACCTTTGCAGCTAACTTTCCTTTTGGCGCAAACAAGAATACCATCATTTTAAAGTACACCTCCTAAAACAAGCTTTTAACCATTTCTGTCATTAAAACACGACTTTTTTATACAATAAAAATTAACTTTTTTCAAGTTTTCTTATGAAAAACGCCCCGACGAATTAACGTCGAAGCGTTGAGCTATATAAATAGGGCCTCAGAGATGAAATCTTGCCACTTTTAGGGCAAAAAGTTCACTATATCGTTTGGCCTTGGAACCTGGCCTGGCCACTTACGTATCATAGTGCGACCCTTGGCATCCACCAGCATGAGAGTGGGGATCGTCAATACGCCCCACTTATAAGCCATCTCTCTTCCGTCATCCTCGTCTATGTTGTAGATCTCGTGATTCGGGAATTGGTTTGCCACCTCTCTAGCAAAACCAGATCTTTGACAGTTGTTACTGACAAAGACAATGAGTCTGACCTCACTGCTTCCGTCCTTTTTCTGGACTGGTCTCTTAGAAGAATTAAAATCCTCTATTGCTTTTGCAGAATCGGAGATGATTCTTTCAAGCGGGGTCTCTTTTGCATAAAACATTTTTACCTCCTTTGTTTTGTGTGCTGGCTACATTATCCAAAAAAAACAACCATTGTCAAGGTTTGCTTTTAAAAAAAATAATCTTTACTGCCAGGTTATTTTAAACTCATCGTAAGAATCGTTGTTATAAAGTGATTTTGTCTGTTCAACTTTTATATTCTTACTATTTGTTACCATTTCAATAAGCTTTGCTAAATATCCTCTAGTATAAGTATAAACAGCCTGGTGAAATTTTTTAAATCCTTCAAGACGCAAAATTGCATAGTGTTCTTTTATATTGTATTTAGTGCACTTAATCTCTCCAAAATCAAAGTGACGACGCCAGTGTTTCGGCCCCTCAAGAAGCATTTTTTCTATAGAAACATATTTCATAAAAAGTTTTGTCACAATAGAATACATTGGCGCTTGATATCCTATATCAAAAGCTTTCTCTTCTTCCCATCTAAAATTTTCTAAAACAGCAAGACAAATTAAACAAGCCCAAGCCTCGGGATACATTTTAAAAGAAGAAAAGCTCTTTAGTTTTATAGGACAGCCCAGGCCTTCAAGTCTCCATTCTATTTCCTTTACAGTATCCTCCCCTCTTTTATCAACCAAATAACCACGATAGGCTCCAAAAATCGCTCCACTGACATTGCCTTTTATTTTTAGTATTCTTTGTACTCCTGCCTTGGTAAGTTTAATCGGCATATTTTTACTCCCAGGTTATTTTAAACTCATCGTAAGGATCGTTATTGTAAAGTGATTTTATTTGTTCAACCTTTACCTTTTTACCTTTTGTCGCCATTTCAATCAATCTTGTTAAATAACCCCAGATATAAAAATATACAGTTGGGTGAAATTTTTTAAATCCGTAAAGCCGTAAAATGGCATATTTTTTTTCTCCATTATAATTTGCGCATTTCATTTCTCCAAAATCAAAATGCTGACGCCAGTGACGATTTGATTCCTTTAGTATTCTTTCGATAGAAAGGTACTTCATTAATAATTTTGTCAAAACAGAATAAGCAGGTGCAGCATATCCTACCTTGAAGGCATCTTTCTCGTCCCAACCGGCAACCTCTAAAAACGCGAGACAAATCAAAGAAGAATATGCTTTAGGGTACCACTTGAAAGTAAAAGCATCTTTGAAAGTTATTTTAAGACCAAGATCTTTTAGTCTTTTTTCAACTTTTATTGCTCCTTCCTGGCCAATATTATCGACGATAAATTGATAATATGCCTTAAGAATTGAACCATGAACATTGCCTTTTATTTCTGCAATTCTTTGAACCTCTTCTTTTGTGAGTTGAATTTTTGCCATTTTTTTTATATTCCGGGGCAGTTTTTTGCCGGACGGTACCCGGCTTTTTCGGCTTCGCTCTTTGAACTAAAACATCTTTTATTTTCCTCGTTTATTCTTTTTGCGCCAGGACAATCTGGTAAATGAAAAACATCGCTGTTTTTACTACCAACATACTGGCAATTTCCGGAAGATTTTAGTACGGGATCACTTGAATTTTCTTCTGATGTTTCTTTTGAAGGTGAAGAATTTTTTTCTTCTGTTTCTGTTGCTACTTCTTTAACTTCTGCTTTCTGACTTATTGTTTCTACAGGCTCTGGATCTTCTTTTTTAAATTCAATTTCCTCTATGCTAATTTTGTCTTTATTTTCAGCACTAGCTAAGTTTGAATATTTTAAAAACTGATTACTTGCCATTAACCATCCTCCGCCAAAAGAAAGTAAAGCAATTAAAATAACACCAATAACTAAAACAATATCGGCTTCGTTTTTCTTGAAAAAATCTTTAAGTTGTGATATCATGTTTTTTGTTGAAATTAGGGAGCTAACGCATTAATTTTTTAATTTTATCAAAAAATTATGTCAAAAACAAAAGCTACAGGAACTACCAAGTTAGGAAGAGACTCAATATCTAAAAGATTGGGTATTAAATTGTATTCCGGACAAACAGCAAAAGCCGGCAATATTATAGTTCGTCAACGTGGTACAAAATATCTTCCAGGAAAAAATGTCAGAAAAGGAAAAGACGATACTTTGTATGCTGTAAAAGAAGGCAAGGTTAATTTTAAGACCATAAAAAAAACCTGTTTTGATAATAGAAAAAAGATTGCAAAAATAGTAAACGTTGTTTAGGAATATATTATAAATAATAACAATAAAAGGTGCTTTCAAAAGCGCTTTTTTTGTTTGCATCTTAATTGACAAAATATCACATTCTGGTATAATTTAAAGCGTAAATGTACATTTTAAATAATAAGGAAAGGAAGGGTAAAAATGAAAAGAAGGGATTTTGTCTTCGGATTAATCCTGGTAATACTGTTCATTCTGGTGGCAGTAGTGCCGCTCGTAATAACACTGGAAGCTACTCAGGTAGACCCAAAAGAGGGTACAAAATTGAGGCTCCAGGCGATAAGAAGTCTCCTTGAGAAAGCGGACGAGGAAGGCATTCTTATCGAAGAAGGAAAAAGGGTAAAATTCGAGGCAAAAGCGAGAGAAATCAGGAAAATCGTATATTCTGATTCTAGCGAGAGCCGAAAGGGGTAAAGATGATGAACCTGGTAAAAAGAATTGATGGAAAAGCGGGATGCCAGATCGCTATGGTAGTTCTGGCGTTCGCATTCAGTGCTGTGCTTTGGACAATGACCGGTAAATGGCCTACGATCTTCGTCTTGCCAGGTCTTTCTCTCGCACTAGTATCAGGAGCCGCCTTAACTAAGGTGGTTGCAAAACGACCAAGGGAGTCTATAGTCGTTATTATTGTCCTGATCCTAATCACCGCCTACGTCCTATTCTTGGCCTTATAATCTCATCAGCACATTCGTCACACAATAAAAAGACCGCCGTTCTTCTTGAACGGCGGTTATGTTTTTTTATGGGTTTTATTTTATCTTCAAAGATGCTTTTAGGAATTCTCTAAATAAAGGATTTGGTTTTAGAGGCCGCGAGGTAAACTCTGGATGAAACTGGCTTGCCATAAAGAAAGGATGTTTTGGAATTTCAACTATCTCAACAAGTCCTGATTGAGGGTTTATACCAGAGATAACAAGACCTTTTTTCTCTAAAGTATCCCTGAATGCATCATTTACTTCGTATCTGTGCCTATGTCTTTCTGAAATTAAACTCTTTTTGTAAGCTTTTTTTGCTCTTGTTTGTGGCTTTATTTTACAATCCCAACCGCCAAGACGCATTGTACCTCCATAATGTTTTTCTTTTATATGCTTTTTCTGTTCTTCCATAATATCTATAACAGGATATTTAGCTGTCTTTTTAATCTCTGTAGAGTTTGCATCTTTTAAGCCGCAAACGTTTCTTGAAAATTCAACCACTGCAAGCTGTAATCCAAGACAAAGACCAAGAAATGGAATTTTATTTTCCCTGCAATATTTAATAGCTTTAATTTTGCCCTCTACCCCCCTGCTTCCAAAACCACCAGGAACTATAATACCATCAAGTTTTTTAAGCTCTTTTAATTTTTTGGGATTTTTTTCAAAATCTTCTGTATCTATCCAGATAATTTCTGGTTCTGTCTTAAAATAATAGCTTGCGTGTTTTATTGCCTCAATAACTGAAATATAAGAATCAAGAAGGGTAAAAACTCCGGATCTGAAATATTTTCCGGCAATACCAATTTTAACTTTCTTTTTAGGATTTTTAATTGTGTTTATTAATTGTTTCCATTCCTTAAGATCTTTCTTCTTTGGTCTTAAGCCAAATTTAGTAAGAATTCTTGAAGAAAGATTATCTTTTTCAAAATTAAGTGGCACCTCATATATCGAATCTATGTCAGGGGCTGATATAATGTCTTCCTTCCGAACATTACAAAATATAGAAAGTTTTTCTTTTCTCCTATCGTCCATTGCTTGAGCGGAACGACCAATGATTATGTCTGGTTGTATACCCGCAGAATAAAGAGCTCTTGTAGCATGCTGAGTTGGTTTTGTTTTCATCTCCCCAAGCATCCTTGGCACTGGTAAATAGCTTACTAACACAAAAAGAACATCCTTTGGCTGGTTTAGATGTAAAATTCTCGCAGCTTCGAGAAAAAGTAAGTTTTCATACTCGCCTACAGTTCCCCCAATCTCTATTAAAACAAAATCTGCATTTGTTTTCTGGCCTGCTTTTTTAATCCTCTTTATTACTTCATTTGGGATATCAAGTACAACCTGAACGCACCTTCCGTTATATTCTAAGTTCCTTTCTTTGTAAATTACACTCTCATAAACCTTTCCTGTTGTCATATAATTATCCTCATAGATATTTCTGTCTAAAAATCTTTCATAGTTTCCAATATCTTGATCGCATTCCTCTCCATCCTCTGTTACAAAAACCTCTCCATGTTCAATTGGATTCATTGTTCCTGCGTCTACATTAATATAAGGATCTATTTTAATTGCTGTAACCTCAAATCCTTTCGCTTGTAAAATTTTTCCAATTGAAGCTGTTGCTGTACCTTTACCAACTCCAGACATCACACCTCCACAAATAAAAATATATTTTGTTTTTGCCATTTTTATTTATTATTTTTTTTACTTTGCTTTTTTTGTGTCTTTTTTTTGGCTGTTTTTTTCACAACTGTTTTTTTCACAATTTTCTTTTTAACTACTTTCTTTTTCTCTTCTTCTTTTATAACACTTAATTTAAATTTATTCTCGATTCCCTCTGCTAATTTTACAGTTACTTCGTGAATTCCTGTTTTAGAAATTGGTTTTTCTAAAATAATATTTTTCTTCTCAAGTTCAAAACCTTTTTTCTTAAGAATATTTAATAATTTTGGTGCGCTAATTTTTTCAAAAAGTTCTCCTTTTATACCTGTTTTTGATTTTACTTCTATTTTTAATTTTCCGAGTTTTTCTGCTGTCTGTTTGATTGATTTTGACATTTCCTCGTCTTTTTTCTTTTTAACTTTAAGCATTCCTTCTCTCCATTTTAATTTTTCTTCTGTTGCCAAAGTAGCAAGTTTTTTTGGTATTAAAAAATTTCGGGCGTATCCCGCCTTTACTCTCTTTAAATCTAAATATTCTCCCAACTTTGAAACGTTTTTTAATAAAATTATTTTCATTTTTTTAAATTATTTTTTTTAATCTGACGATCTTTAAAAAACATAGGAACTGAAAATATTAAAGAAGAAAAAGTATAAACAGAAAAATGATTCGTCGCAGAAGAAACAATAAACATAACTCCAAAAAATATTCCGCTAAAAAAATTACTTGTTTTAAACTTCTTTTTAAATCCGGGCAATATAAAACTTTTTTTAGTTCTTAAAAAAAATAAAATGGGTAAAAGGATGATTAAAAAGCTTATTAAGAATTGCTCTGGTAGTATATAAACCAAACTGCCGCCCGTTGTTGCAGCTCCTTTCCCTCCGGTAAATTTCATATATAAAGACCAATTGTGGCCAATTATTGCCGCTAATCCCGCAAGAATAACTACTGTTGGTTGTCCCGAAAATTTTTGCGCAATAAAGACCGAAATCAATCCTTTTAGAATATCAAGTGCCGCAACCAAAAGTCCGTAAATTTTTCCAACTTTTCTCCATGTTAAAGAAGCTCCCCTCGCTCCATCTATTGCTCTATCTCTGATATCCACCCCTTTAAACTTTGCTATTATAAAAGCAAAAGGAATTGATCCCAAGAGATATCCAAGAATTATAACTAAAACACTAATTCCAAGGGTCGTAATCATTTTTATAAAAAACCCGCCGAAAAAGCAGATTTGAGTTTTTATATTTTATATCAAATTCTATCTAATTTTACAAATATCAAAGTTTAAGGATATCTCTTTTACTATTTTTTCAATTTCTTCTCTTGATAAAACTGGCATCTCTTTTAAATTAGGGTTAATAATTTCTTTTGTAGAGAGAAATTCCTGTAAAAAAT is drawn from Candidatus Paceibacterota bacterium and contains these coding sequences:
- a CDS encoding DNA methyltransferase; translated protein: MEKRKPYFEDKNFTLYKGDCLEVLRQFPENYFDMVFADPPYFLSSGSFTCKNGKMVSVKKGDWDLSNGTKKNFQFHLNWIKACRRVLKPGGTIWISGTYHSIYQCGFALEINKFHFLNDVAWFKPNASPNLSCRFFTASHETLLWARKEKNAKHIFNYNEMKNGDWPEDQLKKKGLQMRSVWAIGTPKPIEKKFGKHPTQKPEALLKRIILASTNKGDLILDPFTGSSTTGIMSYLLGRKFIGIDTEKKYLDLSIKRFKELKKNINNKRNKK
- a CDS encoding Ada metal-binding domain-containing protein; the encoded protein is MISQLKDFFKKNEADIVLVIGVILIALLSFGGGWLMASNQFLKYSNLASAENKDKISIEEIEFKKEDPEPVETISQKAEVKEVATETEEKNSSPSKETSEENSSDPVLKSSGNCQYVGSKNSDVFHLPDCPGAKRINEENKRCFSSKSEAEKAGYRPAKNCPGI
- the rpmA gene encoding 50S ribosomal protein L27, whose amino-acid sequence is MSKTKATGTTKLGRDSISKRLGIKLYSGQTAKAGNIIVRQRGTKYLPGKNVRKGKDDTLYAVKEGKVNFKTIKKTCFDNRKKIAKIVNVV
- a CDS encoding thioredoxin family protein yields the protein MFYAKETPLERIISDSAKAIEDFNSSKRPVQKKDGSSEVRLIVFVSNNCQRSGFAREVANQFPNHEIYNIDEDDGREMAYKWGVLTIPTLMLVDAKGRTMIRKWPGQVPRPNDIVNFLP
- a CDS encoding tetratricopeptide repeat protein; protein product: MNIIEYIILGFSVLLTLGWCLNVRGKAKNEQATEKSMELLGFLMTVSIVLVLLLRLSPFHLLWMLPASFILGLLSAITPLRFLWIFSSIYFSFWYIGVSNEGRKFYIAGDYNKAIESFKKEIDKKPSSAEAYFNLGLAYGKISQHDKEITAYQEAIRLKPNKPEPYLNLGLALNDKGDKDKAIEALKQAIELRPDYLKAHYTICQIYSRIGDRENARKEFEIVKKADGRAAADLASFIKEA
- a CDS encoding RNA polymerase sigma factor → MIIKEECDGKTDEELAYLTLKDEDYYLCLMQRYEEKLLRYIHRISGLFEKDAQDILQETFIKVYKNLNDFDKKLKFSSWIYRIAHNEVISNWRKRKARPKMIFIEDNDFLESLSSEFTTDIHLEKKYKKETVKKVLKNLDQKYKEILELKYLEQKDYKEISDILKIPMGSVATLLNRARERFKKEVKEKNITF
- a CDS encoding class I SAM-dependent methyltransferase, with amino-acid sequence MIILNYSNIIDPLLKDVRRFIVRFSEAKDRDKILDVCCGTGDQGFYFLKLKPKINFTGVDINPGMIKIAQKRKDKFGFKNISFLNIDAVKLPFANDSFDFALISLGLHETEKKLRKLIIFEMKRVVKKNGFLIFVDFSSPLPKNIISLFIKTIEYSVDKERFKEYLKSGGLPEILKDNKLNPKKTSFLMSGLINVTKVRNTK
- a CDS encoding CTP synthase, with amino-acid sequence MAKTKYIFICGGVMSGVGKGTATASIGKILQAKGFEVTAIKIDPYINVDAGTMNPIEHGEVFVTEDGEECDQDIGNYERFLDRNIYEDNYMTTGKVYESVIYKERNLEYNGRCVQVVLDIPNEVIKRIKKAGQKTNADFVLIEIGGTVGEYENLLFLEAARILHLNQPKDVLFVLVSYLPVPRMLGEMKTKPTQHATRALYSAGIQPDIIIGRSAQAMDDRRKEKLSIFCNVRKEDIISAPDIDSIYEVPLNFEKDNLSSRILTKFGLRPKKKDLKEWKQLINTIKNPKKKVKIGIAGKYFRSGVFTLLDSYISVIEAIKHASYYFKTEPEIIWIDTEDFEKNPKKLKELKKLDGIIVPGGFGSRGVEGKIKAIKYCRENKIPFLGLCLGLQLAVVEFSRNVCGLKDANSTEIKKTAKYPVIDIMEEQKKHIKEKHYGGTMRLGGWDCKIKPQTRAKKAYKKSLISERHRHRYEVNDAFRDTLEKKGLVISGINPQSGLVEIVEIPKHPFFMASQFHPEFTSRPLKPNPLFREFLKASLKIK
- a CDS encoding AraC family ligand binding domain-containing protein; protein product: MLTEIPTVQEPIILWNSGSRVVELFHEGKVFGTAEEFVPLKEGRAGASFSLITLRGPDVIHHHNVGEEIYVLWRGEGKIFLNDEILPFTRGTGIRIPPGALHAAKPDGSHELEFWCISIPPFNPDDVIYNRRGQRW